Proteins encoded within one genomic window of Chiloscyllium punctatum isolate Juve2018m chromosome 7, sChiPun1.3, whole genome shotgun sequence:
- the gclm gene encoding glutamate--cysteine ligase regulatory subunit isoform X2 produces MSGCGMQMEGGKQLFAQASAVSIHTGNIVNWSRLKKKCPTSPSEEEPPATLECTITQDVDSISPEEREEVKVSAKLFLSDPDSSGIKDAVKKACSALAVSQLDSVIIAPPPLEDGASLSLSHLQPYWEELETLVQSQSIVAIGTSDLDKVLLEQLYQWAQVKPSSNQVNLASCCVMPPELTAFAKEYDIQLLTHSDPKELIPMLSFQEAVIASIQDNLAYEWITKWVLRYSVIVKSRGIIKSKGYLVYAKRIRY; encoded by the exons ATGTCGGGCTGTGGAATGCAGATGGAGGGCGGCAAGCAGCTATTCGCTCAGGCCTCAGCTGTCTCCATTCACACCGGCAACATCGTCAACTGGAGCCGGCTAAAGAAGAAATGTCCAACCTCGCCGAGCGAGGAG GAACCACCTGCTACTCTAGAATGTACCATAACTCAGGATGTGGACTCAATAAGTCCGGAGGAAAGAGAGGAAGTAAAAGTGTCAG CAAAGCTTTTTCTCAGTGACCCTGACTCCTCGGGCATCAAGGATGCTGTGAAAAAAG CTTGTTCGGCACTTGCAGTTTCACAGCTGGACTCTGTGATTATTGCTCCACCTCCACTTGAAGATGGCGCtagcctttctctctctcacctgcagCCATATTGGGAGGAACTGGAAACTCTTGTTCAAAGTCAAAGCATTGTAGCAATTGGTACATCTGATTTGGATAAAGTACTTTTAGAGCAACTCTATCAGTGGGCTCAG GTGAAACCTAGCAGCAACCAGGTAAATTTAGCTTCCTGTTGTGTGATGCCACCAGAGCTTACTGCCTTTGCTAAAGAATATGACATACAGTTACTGACTCACAGTGACCCTAAAG AACTGATACCCATGTTAAGTTTCCAAGAAGCTGTGATAGCCAGCATTCAAGACAATCTGGCGTATGAATGGATAACAAAATGGGTTCTGCGCTATTCAGTAATTGTTAAAAGCAGAGGAATTATTAAATCAAAGGGCTACCTGGTATACGCTAAAAGAATTCGATATTAG
- the gclm gene encoding glutamate--cysteine ligase regulatory subunit isoform X3, which translates to MSGCGMQMEGGKQLFAQASAVSIHTGNIVNWSRLKKKCPTSPSEELQDCIRETLEKWCSQVSPELLKEPPATLECTITQDVDSISPEEREEVKVSAKLFLSDPDSSGIKDAVKKACSALAVSQLDSVIIAPPPLEDGASLSLSHLQPYWEELETLVQSQSIVAIGTSDLDKVLLEQLYQWAQVKPSSNQVNLASCCVMPPELTAFAKEYDIQLLTHSDPKGIFGLKMYVLKICKYF; encoded by the exons ATGTCGGGCTGTGGAATGCAGATGGAGGGCGGCAAGCAGCTATTCGCTCAGGCCTCAGCTGTCTCCATTCACACCGGCAACATCGTCAACTGGAGCCGGCTAAAGAAGAAATGTCCAACCTCGCCGAGCGAGGAG TTACAGGATTGTATTCGGGAGACTCTGGAGAAATGGTGCTCTCAGGTCAGCCCCGAGCTGCTGAAG GAACCACCTGCTACTCTAGAATGTACCATAACTCAGGATGTGGACTCAATAAGTCCGGAGGAAAGAGAGGAAGTAAAAGTGTCAG CAAAGCTTTTTCTCAGTGACCCTGACTCCTCGGGCATCAAGGATGCTGTGAAAAAAG CTTGTTCGGCACTTGCAGTTTCACAGCTGGACTCTGTGATTATTGCTCCACCTCCACTTGAAGATGGCGCtagcctttctctctctcacctgcagCCATATTGGGAGGAACTGGAAACTCTTGTTCAAAGTCAAAGCATTGTAGCAATTGGTACATCTGATTTGGATAAAGTACTTTTAGAGCAACTCTATCAGTGGGCTCAG GTGAAACCTAGCAGCAACCAGGTAAATTTAGCTTCCTGTTGTGTGATGCCACCAGAGCTTACTGCCTTTGCTAAAGAATATGACATACAGTTACTGACTCACAGTGACCCTAAAG gtATTTTTGGTTTAAAGATGTATGTATTGAAGATTTGCAAATACTTTTAG
- the gclm gene encoding glutamate--cysteine ligase regulatory subunit isoform X1, translating to MSGCGMQMEGGKQLFAQASAVSIHTGNIVNWSRLKKKCPTSPSEELQDCIRETLEKWCSQVSPELLKEPPATLECTITQDVDSISPEEREEVKVSAKLFLSDPDSSGIKDAVKKACSALAVSQLDSVIIAPPPLEDGASLSLSHLQPYWEELETLVQSQSIVAIGTSDLDKVLLEQLYQWAQVKPSSNQVNLASCCVMPPELTAFAKEYDIQLLTHSDPKELIPMLSFQEAVIASIQDNLAYEWITKWVLRYSVIVKSRGIIKSKGYLVYAKRIRY from the exons ATGTCGGGCTGTGGAATGCAGATGGAGGGCGGCAAGCAGCTATTCGCTCAGGCCTCAGCTGTCTCCATTCACACCGGCAACATCGTCAACTGGAGCCGGCTAAAGAAGAAATGTCCAACCTCGCCGAGCGAGGAG TTACAGGATTGTATTCGGGAGACTCTGGAGAAATGGTGCTCTCAGGTCAGCCCCGAGCTGCTGAAG GAACCACCTGCTACTCTAGAATGTACCATAACTCAGGATGTGGACTCAATAAGTCCGGAGGAAAGAGAGGAAGTAAAAGTGTCAG CAAAGCTTTTTCTCAGTGACCCTGACTCCTCGGGCATCAAGGATGCTGTGAAAAAAG CTTGTTCGGCACTTGCAGTTTCACAGCTGGACTCTGTGATTATTGCTCCACCTCCACTTGAAGATGGCGCtagcctttctctctctcacctgcagCCATATTGGGAGGAACTGGAAACTCTTGTTCAAAGTCAAAGCATTGTAGCAATTGGTACATCTGATTTGGATAAAGTACTTTTAGAGCAACTCTATCAGTGGGCTCAG GTGAAACCTAGCAGCAACCAGGTAAATTTAGCTTCCTGTTGTGTGATGCCACCAGAGCTTACTGCCTTTGCTAAAGAATATGACATACAGTTACTGACTCACAGTGACCCTAAAG AACTGATACCCATGTTAAGTTTCCAAGAAGCTGTGATAGCCAGCATTCAAGACAATCTGGCGTATGAATGGATAACAAAATGGGTTCTGCGCTATTCAGTAATTGTTAAAAGCAGAGGAATTATTAAATCAAAGGGCTACCTGGTATACGCTAAAAGAATTCGATATTAG